One genomic window of Arvicola amphibius chromosome 4, mArvAmp1.2, whole genome shotgun sequence includes the following:
- the LOC119811797 gene encoding hemoglobin subunit alpha-like, whose amino-acid sequence MVLSGNDKTNIKTAWGKIGGHAAEYGAEALERMFAVYPTTKTYFPHFDVSHGSAQVKGHGKKVADALTKAVEHLDDLPGALSALSDLHAHKLRVDPVNFKLLSHCLQVTLANHIPADFTPAVHASLDKFFASVSTVLTSKYR is encoded by the exons ATGGTGCTCTCCGGGAACGACAAGACCAATATCAAGACTGCCTGGGGCAAGATTGGCGGCCACGCTGCTGAGTATGGCGCCGAGGCCCTAGAGAG GATGTTCGCGGTATACCCCACCACCAAGACCTACTTCCCTCACTTTGATGTGAGCCACGGCTCTGCCCAGGTCAAGGGCCATGGTAAGAAAGTTGCCGATGCCCTGACCAAAGCAGTTGAACACCTGGATGACCTGCCCGGTGCCCTGTCTGCTCTGAGCGACCTGCACGCCCACAAGCTGCGTGTGGACCCTGTCAACTTCAAG ctCCTGAGCCACTGCCTGCAGGTGACCCTGGCCAACCACATTCCTGCCGACTTCACCCCTGCAGTGCATGCCTCTCTGGACAAATTCTTTGCCTCTGTGAGCACCGTGCTGACCTCCAAGTACCGTTAA
- the LOC119811966 gene encoding hemoglobin subunit theta-1-like produces the protein MSLSQTDHSLVLALWKKMSTNVGNYTTEALERTFMAFPSTKTYFPHLDLSPGSSQVKAHGQKVADALTLAAHHLDDLPGSLSALSDLHAHKLRVDPANFQFFSHCLLVTLARHYPGDFSPKMHASLDKFLGLVTLALVSKYR, from the exons ATGTCTCTGTCCCAGACTGACCACTCTCTGGTTCTCGCGCTGTGGAAAAAGATGAGCACCAATGTTGGAAACTACACGACCGAGGCCTTGGAGAG GACCTTCATGGCTTTCCCCTCCACCAAAACCTACTTCCCACACTTGGACCTGAGCCCCGGCTCTAGCCAGGTTAAAGCCCATGGCCAAAAGGTGGCCGATGCACTGACTCTCGCTGCCCACCACCTGGACGACCTGCCtggttctctctctgctctcagcGATCTGCATGCTCACAAGCTCCGCGTAGACCCCGCTAACTTTCAG TTCTTCAGCCACTGTCTGCTGGTGACTCTTGCCCGACACTATCCTGGAGACTTCAGCCCAAAGATGCATGCCTCCCTAGACAAGTTCCTAGGCCTTGTGACTTTGGCACTGGTCTCCAAATATCGCTGA